The sequence AGTGGACCTCGAGAAGAATCTGTTGATAGTTCGCGGCGCTGTTCCCGGCGCGAACGGCGCGTACGTTGAAATCAAGAAGTGTTTGAAAGGAACCAAGTAGCAATGGCAGCGGCGAAAGTATTCGAGGCGGATGGCCGCGAGGCGGGGTCGGTGGACCTCAGCGACGCTGTGTTTGATGTGCCTGCCAACCCGACGCTGATCAAGGATGTGGCGGTTTCGCTGCGAAATGCCCAGCGGCAAGGCAATGCGGAGACGAAGGTTCGCCGGGAAGTGAGTGGCGGAGGCGCGAAGCCCTATCGCCAGAAAGGCACGGGGCATGCGCGCCACGGTAGTAATCGTGAGCCGCAGATGCGCGGTGGCGGCACGGTGTTTGGCCCTCAGAAGCGGAGTTATCGCCAGAAGGTGACGGCCGCGTCTCGAAACAAGGCGCTGTGCTGCGTTCTGAGCGACCGTGTACGCACAAACGCGCTGTGTGTGTTGCGCGAACTCCAGTGCGATGCGCCAAAGACGAAGCCGCTTGTGGAACTGCTTTCGCGGCTGCGTCCGAGTGAGGAGCGCACGCTGCTGGTGACGGCGGAGGCGAGCAGGCCGGTCATGTTGTCGGCGCGCAATATCCCGCGGGTGGCCATTCGGACCGCGGCGGATGTGAATGCCCTGGATGTACTGGAAGCGAAACGCATCGTCCTGGTGTATGACGCCGTGGCGAAGCTTGAGGAGCGCCTGTCATGAGCCGGAACCCGCATGATATCGTCAAGGCGCCGGTGATCACAGAGGAGTCGACGATCCAGAGCGAAACGCGGAATCAATATGCGTTTCGCGTCGATCCCCGGGCCAATAAGGCAGAGATTCGCGACGCCGTCGAGCGTTTGTTCAACGTGAAAGTGTTGTCGGTCAATACGAGTAATTACGCGGGCAAGCGCCGCCGCCGTGGCCTGCAGTACGGCCGGACAGCCCATTGGAAGAAAGCCATCGTGACGTTGCACGAGGGCGATTCCATCGACCTGATTTAGAGGGAGTAAGCAGGCATGCCGTTACGCAGATTCAAACCAGTGACGCCGGGGCGGCGCTATATGAGCGTGTCCGATTTTGCGGACATCACGAAGAAGAAGCCGGAAAAGCCGCTGACGTCGCCGCTTCCGGGCAAAGCGGGCCGGAACGTGCACGGCCATGTGACCATGCGGCGCCGGGGCGGTGGGCACAAGCGCCAGTACCGTGAGATCGATTTTCGCCGTGAGAAAGAGGGCATCGCGGGCAAGGTGGTGGCCATTGAGTACGACCCGAACCGGTCGGCGCGGATCGCTCTCGTGAGCTATGTGGACGGCGAGAAGCGGTACATTTTGTGCCCGTCGGGGCTCGAGGTGGGCATGGTCATAGACAGCGGCCCAGAGGCGGAGCTCCAGGTTGGAAACTGCCTGCCTCTGTCGCGTATGCCGCTCGGGACGACAGTCCACAACGTTGAGATGGCGCCGGGCCGGGGCGGGAAGATCGCGCGGTCGGCGGGTAATGCGTGCCAGTTGATTGCGCGTGAAGGGCGTTATGCCGCGTTGCGGCTGCCCTCGGGCGAGGTGCGCCGGGTATTGTCGGAATGCCGCGCGACGGTTGGCAGCGTAGGCAATGAAGAGCATCAGAACATCAGTATAGGCAAGGCGGGCCGCAGTCGTTGGCTCGGCCACCGGCCGAAGGTGCGCGGCGTCGTGATGAACCCGGTGGACCATCCTCACGGCGGCGGCGAGGGCCGCACGTCGGGTGGGCGGCATCCGGTGACGCCCTGGGGCAAGCCCACCAAAGGGTACAAGACGCGCAAGAAGAGCAAACGGTCGAACATGTACATCATTCGCCGCCGGAAGAAGTAGGACAGCAACGCCGAGGAGACAGTACTGTGCCACGCTCAGTAAAGAAAGGCCCGTTCGTGGATGATCACCTGATGAAGAAGGTGGAAAAGCAGATGGGCACGAAGGATAAGCGGGTAATCCGGACGTGGTCGCGCCGTTCGACCGTTACGCCGGATATGGTCGGGATGACCATCGCCGTTCATAACGGCCAGAAGTTTGTGCCCGTATTCATCACGGAGAATTCGGTAGGCCACAAGCTGGGTGAATTCGCGCCTACCCGGACATTCCGGGCACATTCCGGTACGAAAGAGGGAGGTAAGTGATGGCGGAGGCGATTGCACGCGCCCGGTTCGTCAGGATGGCGCCGCGCAAGATTCGCCTGGTTGCCGACATGATCCGCGGCAAGAAGGTCGAAGAAGCGCGTGATACGTTGGCCTTTACGGTCAAGGGGGCCGCTCCTCTGTTGGCCAAGCTGCTGGATTCGGCCGTGGCCAACGCCGAGAGCAAGGCGGCGGAGAAGCGTCAGCGCGTTGATACGGACGCGATGGTGGTTACGAAGGTTTTGGTGGACGGCGGGCCGTCGATGAAGCGCTTGTATTTCATGCCGCGCGGTCGCGCGGGGCGCGTTCGGAAGCGGATGAGCCATATCGAATTGGTGATAAGCGATTCGTGACAGTGATAGCCTCCGTTGCGGAGGCCGTACGATGAGGAGAGGACCGTGGGTCAGAAAGTACATCCGTTGGGCTTTCGGCTGGGTGTGATACGCACCTGGAGTTCGGTCTGGTATGCAGACAAGGAATATGCGGACCTGCTGCACGAGGACCTGAAGCTGCGCGAGTACATCAAGAAGCGTCTGTACAACACCGGTGTGGCGCGAATCGACATCGAGCGGGCCGGCCGGAAGGCCAAGGTGCATATTCACACGGCCCGGCCTGGCCTGGTTATCGGTCCTCGAGGCACCGAGGTGGACAAGCTGCGTTTCGAGCTGGAGCGGCTTACGGGGCGCGAGCTTCTTATCAACATTCACGAGGTGTTCAGCCCCGAGTTGAGCGGGCAGCTGGTGGCGGAAGCGGTGGCTTCGCAGCTCGAACGCCGCGTGTCTTTCCGCCGCGCGATGAAGAAGACGATTCAAAGCACCATGCGGCTGGGCGCTCAAGGCATTCGGTTGCGTGTTTCGGGCCGTCTTAACGGGGCCGAAATCGCCCGTTCCGAAGAGACGCGCGCGGGCAGTGTGCCGCTTCACACCTTGCGCGCCAATGTGGATTATGGTTTTGCGACGAGTTACACGACGTACGGAACGATCGGCGTCAAGTGTTGGCTCTACCACGGCGACGTGGAGCGCGGTGAACGGGTGTCCGGATTGCCGGAAGCGCGGCCGATGACGGGCCGCCGTGAAGGACGCGGGCGCGGCGGCGCGGAGAAGGGTCAGCGCCGGTAGGCCCTAACGGAAGACAGTTCCAGGAGAATACGAGCGATGTTGATGCCGAAACGAGTCAAGCACCGCAAAGTGCAGCGGGGCCGCCGGTGCGGGGCCTCGAAGGGCAGTACAAAGGTGGACTTCGGCGAATACGGTTTGAAAGCGGTACAGGACGGATGGGTGACCGCGCGGCAGATCGAGGCGGCCCGTATTGCGTTGACGCGCGCGGTTCGCCGCGGCGGCAAGATATGGATACGCGTTTTCCCCGACAAGCCCGTTACGAAGAAGCCGGCCGAGGTGCGCATGGGTAAAGGAAAAGGCGCCCCCGAGGAATGGGTGGCGGTTGTGAAACCGGGCCGGGTTATGTTCGAGCTGGAGGGCATTCCGGAACCGCTGGCACGGGAAGCTGTACGGTTGGCAGGCCGCAAACTTCCCATTCAAACGAAGTTTGTGGCGCGGGCGTAAAGGCGCGTGGCGCGCCTCCGCATGGAGAAATACGGTGAAGGCATCTGAAATTCGTGAACTGACGGATGAGGAGTTGCGGCATCGGCTGCGCGAGCGCACGGACGCTCTGTGGGCATTTCGTATGCAGCAGGTCACGGGTGCGGTGGACAACGTGCGCGGCGCCCGGAATGCGCGGCGGGATATCGCCCGGCTTAAGACCATCATCCGCGAACGGGAGCTTGCGAAGGCAAAGCAGGCAAAAGAGGCTAAATGACCATGGCGGAACGGGGTCAGACAAAGATACGCGTGGGCGTGGTAACAAGCAACGCGATGGACAAG comes from Candidatus Hydrogenedentota bacterium and encodes:
- the rplD gene encoding 50S ribosomal protein L4, which produces MAAAKVFEADGREAGSVDLSDAVFDVPANPTLIKDVAVSLRNAQRQGNAETKVRREVSGGGAKPYRQKGTGHARHGSNREPQMRGGGTVFGPQKRSYRQKVTAASRNKALCCVLSDRVRTNALCVLRELQCDAPKTKPLVELLSRLRPSEERTLLVTAEASRPVMLSARNIPRVAIRTAADVNALDVLEAKRIVLVYDAVAKLEERLS
- the rplW gene encoding 50S ribosomal protein L23, whose amino-acid sequence is MSRNPHDIVKAPVITEESTIQSETRNQYAFRVDPRANKAEIRDAVERLFNVKVLSVNTSNYAGKRRRRGLQYGRTAHWKKAIVTLHEGDSIDLI
- the rplB gene encoding 50S ribosomal protein L2: MPLRRFKPVTPGRRYMSVSDFADITKKKPEKPLTSPLPGKAGRNVHGHVTMRRRGGGHKRQYREIDFRREKEGIAGKVVAIEYDPNRSARIALVSYVDGEKRYILCPSGLEVGMVIDSGPEAELQVGNCLPLSRMPLGTTVHNVEMAPGRGGKIARSAGNACQLIAREGRYAALRLPSGEVRRVLSECRATVGSVGNEEHQNISIGKAGRSRWLGHRPKVRGVVMNPVDHPHGGGEGRTSGGRHPVTPWGKPTKGYKTRKKSKRSNMYIIRRRKK
- the rpsS gene encoding 30S ribosomal protein S19 — encoded protein: MPRSVKKGPFVDDHLMKKVEKQMGTKDKRVIRTWSRRSTVTPDMVGMTIAVHNGQKFVPVFITENSVGHKLGEFAPTRTFRAHSGTKEGGK
- the rplV gene encoding 50S ribosomal protein L22 — its product is MAEAIARARFVRMAPRKIRLVADMIRGKKVEEARDTLAFTVKGAAPLLAKLLDSAVANAESKAAEKRQRVDTDAMVVTKVLVDGGPSMKRLYFMPRGRAGRVRKRMSHIELVISDS
- the rpsC gene encoding 30S ribosomal protein S3; protein product: MGQKVHPLGFRLGVIRTWSSVWYADKEYADLLHEDLKLREYIKKRLYNTGVARIDIERAGRKAKVHIHTARPGLVIGPRGTEVDKLRFELERLTGRELLINIHEVFSPELSGQLVAEAVASQLERRVSFRRAMKKTIQSTMRLGAQGIRLRVSGRLNGAEIARSEETRAGSVPLHTLRANVDYGFATSYTTYGTIGVKCWLYHGDVERGERVSGLPEARPMTGRREGRGRGGAEKGQRR
- the rplP gene encoding 50S ribosomal protein L16, whose translation is MLMPKRVKHRKVQRGRRCGASKGSTKVDFGEYGLKAVQDGWVTARQIEAARIALTRAVRRGGKIWIRVFPDKPVTKKPAEVRMGKGKGAPEEWVAVVKPGRVMFELEGIPEPLAREAVRLAGRKLPIQTKFVARA
- the rpmC gene encoding 50S ribosomal protein L29; this encodes MKASEIRELTDEELRHRLRERTDALWAFRMQQVTGAVDNVRGARNARRDIARLKTIIRERELAKAKQAKEAK